CGGGGCGGCTCCGAACACCTGGCCAACTCGCCCCGGTACCAGGATGAATTGTACCTCAACGATGGTCAAGGGCATTTTACTTTAGCTAAAGAAGCCTTGCCCACAATGCGCGCCAGCAAAGCCAGCGTAGTAGCGGCCGACTATGACCAGGACGGCGACTTAGACTTGTTTGTGGGCGGGCGGCTAACGCCAGGCGCGTACCCGACTACCCCCGCAGCTACTTACTGCAAAACGAGAGTAAAAACGGGCACTGTTCTTTCCGGGATGTAACGCCATCTAACCTGGCCCAGGCGGGGATGGTTACCAGCGCCCTGTGGAGCGACTACGATAACGATGGCTGGGTCGATTTACTTTTGGCCGGGGAGTTTATGCCGCTGCGCTTTTACCGCAACCAGCACGGCAAACTGGTGGAACAGACCAATGCAACCGAACTAGCGAACACAACCGGCTGGTGGAACAGCTTAGTGGGCGGGGACTTTGACCAGGACGGGGACATGGACTACGTGGCCGGCAACCTGGGCCTGAACACCCGCTACCGGGCCAGTGCCCAAGAGCCCTTGTGCGTGCACGCCAAAGACTACAACAAAGACGGGCGCCTGGACCCGGTACTGAGTTACTACAACCAAGGCCAGCAGTATATTTTTCACAGCCGCGATGATTTGATCGACCAGATCAACACCATGCGGGGCCGCTTTCCTACGTACCAGTCCTACGCGGAAGCCACGTTCCAGCAGTCGTTCTTGCCCCAGGAGCTGGCCGGCGCCCAGGTGCTCTGCGCTGAGCGGATGGAAAGCAGTTACCTGGAGAACTTAGGACAAGGAAAGTTTAGGCTAACGGCATTGCCCCGGCAAGTACAACTGGCACCGGTGTACGGCATGGTAGTAGGCGATTACAACCAGGATGGTTACTTAGATGTGCTGGCCGTGGGCAACTCCTACGCCCCGGAAGTAAGCACAGGCCGGGCAGATGCGGGGCTGGGCTGGTACTTGCGGGGCAACGGTAAAGGCGGTTTTACCAATGTGCCAGCTAGCCAGAGCGGGTTTGTGGCCGAGCACGATGCCAAGAGTTTGGTGCAGGTCAGCCGGGCTGATGGCCTGCCGGTATTGGTGGTGGGCAATAACAACGGTGGCTTAGAAGTATTTCAACTGCAAAAGCAAGGCAACTATTATCCGGCGCAAAGCCGTGATGCCTGGGCCGAAGTAAAGCTGCAAAATGGCAAAAGCTACCGGCACGAGTTTTATTATGGCAGCTCTTTCCTGTCGCAGAGTGAGCGGGTTTTAAAAATTACGCCCAACATGGCACAGGTTACCATTGTCGATTCCCAGGGCCAAAAGCGAAACCTGGATTTATCGCCCGGTTTAATTGCGGGCCGCCTAAGTCAAGATAATGATGCCGGAAAATAAAATCTTTAAAAATTAAAAAGTATAACCAGAGCCAGAACGGCTTACATCAAAATAAAAATTTTTAAAAAATTACGAACGCGTATGTTTAAAAACCTCCTCCTGTTATTTGTTTTCCAAGTTTTAGTTGTTTCGACCGGTGCAGCGCAAGACGTAGAAAAGCTCTTACTCAAAGATTACCGGCCTCAATCCATTTATAAAATTCCGGTTACCAAAGTAGAAAAAGCCAAGTACCCCATCATTGACTTACATTCGCACCCCTACGCCCAAACCGAAGCGGAGCTGGACCAATGGGTGAAAACCATGGATCAGGTAGGAATAGAAAAAACCGTGATTATGTCGTATGCGACGGGCGCTAAGTTTGATTCCATTCAAAAACAATACAGTAAATACAAGAACCGGTTTGAGGTTTGGTGCGGCTTTGACTTTACCGGCAAAGATAAACCCGGCTGGATAAAAAAAGCTGTAAAAGAACTGGAGCGCTGCTACAAGGCAGGGGCGCGCGGGGTAGGCGAGTTGGGCGATAAAGGTTTAGGCGAATTTTACTCCCTGCCTACTTCGGGTTACATGCACATAGACGATGCCCGAATGAAACCGCTACTGCAAAAATGCGCGGAATTAAAAATGCCCATCAGCATTCACGTGGCCGAACCGTATTGGATGTACGAACCCATGGACTCGACCAACGACGGTTTGATGAACGCCTATAAATGGAAAATTGATAAAACCCAACCCGGTTTACTGGGCCACGCCGAATTAATAAAAACCCTGGAAAATGCGGTACGCGATAATCCCAAAACAACTTTTATTGCCTGCCACTTTGCCAATGCGGAGTATGATTTAAGCATTCTAGGAAACTTATATGATAAATACCCGAACCTGTACGCCGACATTGCAGCGCGTTTCGGCGAAGTGGCGCCGATTCCGCGCTACATGAATGCATTTTTTAAAAAATACCAGGACCGCCTGGTTTACGGCACCGATATGGGCAACAGCGCCCGGATGTACCAGATTACTTTCCGGATACTGGAAACCCTCGACGAGCATTTTTACGAATTCGAGCACTTTGGTTATCACTGGCCCTGCAACGGTTTTGGCCTGGATGATGAAACCCTGCGCAAAGTATACCGCGACAATGCTTTAAAAATCTTAATGAAATAACCGCCAGTAAGCGAGTATAACTTTAGCTAAAACAAACCTTGTTGGTTATGCAACCAGGTTTGTTTTTAATAATTTCCCAAGATCAAAATCTGTTCGTTCATGTTCTTTTTATCAAACTCAAAAACCTTGCTGGAAAATTAAATTTTTAAAAAATTTAATTTTAAGCGTTTACGGTTGGCGCTGGATTAGTTTGGATTTTATAATTACTTCGCGGCGGGTGGCAGTGTCCGGATTGGCCACGGCGGCCATTAAAATTTCCGCGGCTTTTTCGCCCATTTCGTAAGGGAATTGTTCGATGGAAGCAATGGGCGGATGATCGAGGTACGAGCAAAAAGAAAGATTCGAAAAGCTGACAAAGCAAATATCTTTATTGATGTGCATGCCCCGTTCTTTGCAAACCTGCATGGCATCCAGGGCAATATAATCGTGAAAGGCCAGAATAGCCTGGGGCGGCTCGGGCAAATTTAAAAGTTCGTTGGTTTTCCGGATGGTATCTTCGCGCAACAAGTTTACGCTTTTAATGTAGTGGATATTTACCCCTATGCCATGCTCCTGCAAAGCTTTAACGTAGCCGTTTAAACGTTCTTCGGTGGCTTGCAAAGTATTGGGGCCATTAAGTAAAGCAATGCGGGTTAGGCCCCGGGCAATCAAAAAAGCAATGGCCTCGTAGGCGCCCACCATAATATCCGAATAAACGCAACTGTTGGGGGCTTTTTTTATTACCCGATCAAATAACACAACCGGAATGCCGTGTCTTTGGGCTTCGTCGAGGTGCCGGTAGGTTTGGGTTTCAGAAGCTACCGAAACAATGATGCCATCTACGCCATGTTTAATAAGCGAGGTGATGGCCGCCTGCTCCCGCTCAAAATTATTCCGCGATTGTACCACTAACACACTATACCCCGATTTGGCAGTAGTATCTTCAATGCCCGAAATAGCTAATGAAAAAAATTGCTCCGTTAAAAAAGGCAAAACCACGCCAATGTTATACGTGCACTTCTTTTTTAAATAAATGGCCGTGGAATTAGGCACGTATCCCATTTTTTGCACCAGCTCGTGTACCTGTTCGCGGGTGCGCAAACCAATGCGCGGATGGTTTTGTAAAGCCCGCGAAACC
The sequence above is a segment of the Adhaeribacter swui genome. Coding sequences within it:
- a CDS encoding FG-GAP repeat domain-containing protein, giving the protein MVTSALWSDYDNDGWVDLLLAGEFMPLRFYRNQHGKLVEQTNATELANTTGWWNSLVGGDFDQDGDMDYVAGNLGLNTRYRASAQEPLCVHAKDYNKDGRLDPVLSYYNQGQQYIFHSRDDLIDQINTMRGRFPTYQSYAEATFQQSFLPQELAGAQVLCAERMESSYLENLGQGKFRLTALPRQVQLAPVYGMVVGDYNQDGYLDVLAVGNSYAPEVSTGRADAGLGWYLRGNGKGGFTNVPASQSGFVAEHDAKSLVQVSRADGLPVLVVGNNNGGLEVFQLQKQGNYYPAQSRDAWAEVKLQNGKSYRHEFYYGSSFLSQSERVLKITPNMAQVTIVDSQGQKRNLDLSPGLIAGRLSQDNDAGK
- a CDS encoding amidohydrolase family protein; translated protein: MFKNLLLLFVFQVLVVSTGAAQDVEKLLLKDYRPQSIYKIPVTKVEKAKYPIIDLHSHPYAQTEAELDQWVKTMDQVGIEKTVIMSYATGAKFDSIQKQYSKYKNRFEVWCGFDFTGKDKPGWIKKAVKELERCYKAGARGVGELGDKGLGEFYSLPTSGYMHIDDARMKPLLQKCAELKMPISIHVAEPYWMYEPMDSTNDGLMNAYKWKIDKTQPGLLGHAELIKTLENAVRDNPKTTFIACHFANAEYDLSILGNLYDKYPNLYADIAARFGEVAPIPRYMNAFFKKYQDRLVYGTDMGNSARMYQITFRILETLDEHFYEFEHFGYHWPCNGFGLDDETLRKVYRDNALKILMK
- a CDS encoding LacI family DNA-binding transcriptional regulator, which codes for MAANVPTMKEIAKHLGVSITTVSRALQNHPRIGLRTREQVHELVQKMGYVPNSTAIYLKKKCTYNIGVVLPFLTEQFFSLAISGIEDTTAKSGYSVLVVQSRNNFEREQAAITSLIKHGVDGIIVSVASETQTYRHLDEAQRHGIPVVLFDRVIKKAPNSCVYSDIMVGAYEAIAFLIARGLTRIALLNGPNTLQATEERLNGYVKALQEHGIGVNIHYIKSVNLLREDTIRKTNELLNLPEPPQAILAFHDYIALDAMQVCKERGMHINKDICFVSFSNLSFCSYLDHPPIASIEQFPYEMGEKAAEILMAAVANPDTATRREVIIKSKLIQRQP